In the genome of Raphanus sativus cultivar WK10039 chromosome 4, ASM80110v3, whole genome shotgun sequence, one region contains:
- the LOC108850299 gene encoding hypothetical protein At1g04090-like → MFNKTYFKPLLILLYLLVNQTNGLPVETIFTFPGPLPTILPDDQGHFGKGTIDLGGLEVRQVSISNATAQRVWRTYEGGREDMGFSIFEPINLPVNFFRLGFYAQPNNQKLFGWILVARDVSGRSLGPPVDYIEVWNTASLDIKQDGFAYFWQPVCLKGYQAVGMLVTTSSRKPPLKQDSITCVRSELTEQSEADTLVWGFQGTSVVKLRPVHRGTQATGVYTGTFSFQQVNSSPLPSLFCLKNTKLNMSNMPSEAQTRALFETYSPLIYFHPKEQFLPSSIHWFFTNGALLYKKGNESNPIPIQPNGTNLPHGGSNDDLFWLDYPVDKTTKEKLRRGDIRNTKVYLQIKPMFGGTFTDIAVWVFCPFNGNAHLKFLFIKSLSLGEIGEHVGDWEHVTLRISNFDGKLWRVYFSQHSGGTLMDACDLEYVEGGNKPVVYSSLHGHAMFSKPGLVLQGKRRYGLRNDMARSDKLLDCGVGYEVIGGPWGVVEPPWTSYFRKWGPRKRYKIDKPINSFVKILPKFVRTWLRKFIGRIPYEMLGEDGPTGPKAKLTWTSDDKYS, encoded by the coding sequence atgtTTAACAAGACATATTTCAAACCTCTTTTGATTCTTCTTTATCTGCTTGTTAACCAAACTAATGGTTTACCTGTGGAAACAATCTTTACATTTCCAGGTCCTTTGCCTACTATACTTCCCGATGATCAGGGACATTTTGGCAAAGGGACCATAGACTTGGGAGGTCTTGAGGTTAGACAAGTCTCCATCTCCAACGCAACAGCACAGAGAGTATGGAGAACATATGAAGGAGGACGAGAGGACATGGGATTCAGCATCTTTGAACCTATAAATCTTCCTGTCAACTTCTTCAGGCTTGGCTTCTATGCACAACCAAACAACCAGAAGCTTTTTGGTTGGATCCTTGTTGCAAGAGACGTGTCTGGAAGAAGCTTAGGACCACCAGTGGACTACATTGAAGTCTGGAACACTGCATCGCTGGATATCAAACAAGACGGGTTTGCATATTTTTGGCAGCCGGTATGTCTCAAAGGGTATCAAGCGGTTGGTATGCTTGTCACTACTTCCTCTCGAAAGCCTCCTCTGAAACAAGACTCTATAACTTGTGTCCGGTCTGAGTTGACAGAGCAGAGTGAAGCCGATACATTGGTATGGGGTTTTCAAGGAACTAGTGTTGTTAAGTTGAGACCGGTCCACAGAGGAACACAAGCAACAGGTGTGTACACAGGAACATTCAGTTTTCAACAAGTAAACTCATCTCCTCTTCCTTCTTTATTCTGCCTAAAGAACACAAAACTCAACATGTCTAACATGCCAAGCGAAGCACAAACAAGAGCTTTGTTTGAAACGTACTCTCCTTTAATATATTTCCATCCAAAAGAACAGTTTCTACCTTCTTCGATCCATTGGTTCTTCACCAATGGTGCCTTGTTATACAAGAAAGGAAACGAATCAAACCCTATCCCAATACAACCAAACGGTACAAATCTTCCGCACGGCGGTTCAAACGATGACTTGTTCTGGTTAGACTATCCAGTCGATAAGACCACCAAAGAGAAGTTAAGGAGAGGAGATATAAGAAACACCAAAGTGTATCTACAAATCAAACCAATGTTCGGAGGCACATTCACCGACATTGCCGTATGGGTATTCTGTCCGTTCAACGGAAACGCCCACCTCAAGTTTCTATTCATCAAGAGCCTTTCTTTAGGAGAAATAGGCGAACATGTTGGAGACTGGGAGCACGTTACTTTACGGATCAGTAACTTCGACGGCAAGTTATGGAGAGTCTACTTCTCTCAGCACAGTGGAGGTACGTTGATGGATGCGTGTGATCTAGAGTACGTTGAAGGTGGAAACAAACCGGTTGTATACTCGTCGCTTCATGGTCACGCGATGTTTTCGAAACCTGGACTTGTGTTGCAAGGCAAGAGAAGGTACGGTCTAAGAAACGATATGGCGAGAAGTGACAAGTTGTTGGACTGCGGTGTGGGATATGAGGTGATTGGTGGACCTTGGGGCGTGGTTGAGCCACCGTGGACGAGCTATTTTAGGAAATGGGGACCAAGAAAACGTTACAAGATTGATAAGCCAATTAACTCATTTGTTAAGATTTTGCCCAAGTTTGTTAGGACATGGTTACGAAAATTTATTGGTAGGATTCCTTATGAAATGCTTGGTGAAGATGGTCCCACTGGTCCTAAAGCTAAGTTGACTTGGACTAGTGATGATAAATATTCTTAA